In Paramormyrops kingsleyae isolate MSU_618 chromosome 5, PKINGS_0.4, whole genome shotgun sequence, one DNA window encodes the following:
- the LOC111845561 gene encoding ras-related protein Rap-1b-like, with the protein MSLIVKEKTTVRLVFLGAAGVGKTALIQRFLQDRFEHKYKRTVEELHGIEYDVDGGKIRIEIMDTSGSYSFPAMRKLCIRNGDAFALVYSVDDRESFNEVQRLRDEILELKDEKHIPLTVVGNKVDLENQRLVRTEDIMPIVEFDWNASFVEASAKTSENVLGVFKEILRQVNLPSRISPALRRRRETIPQDNIGVRKKPPMKKQNSCILS; encoded by the coding sequence ATGTCTTTGATTGTGAAGGAGAAAACTACAGTCCGCTTGGTGTTCCTCGGtgcagcaggggtgggcaagACGGCTCTTATCCAGCGCTTTCTCCAAGATCGTTTTGAGCACAAGTACAAGCGCACAGTCGAGGAGCTGCACGGCATCGAGTATGATGTCGATGGAGGCAAAATCCGAATCGAAATCATGGACACGAGTGGAAGCTACTCTTTTCCGGCCATGAGGAAGCTTTGCATACGGAACGGTGATGCTTTTGCACTGGTTTACTCCGTAGATGACCGGGAGTCGTTTAATGAGGTGCAGAGGCTCCGAGATGAGATCCTTGAACTAAAAGATGAGAAGCATATTCCATTAacggtggtgggcaataaagtGGACCTTGAAAACCAGCGTTTGGTGCGCACTGAGGACATCATGCCCATAGTGGAGTTCGACTGGAATGCCAGCTTTGTGGAGGCGTCTGCTAAGACCAGCGAGAACGTTTTGGGAGTCTTCAAGGAGATCTTGCGCCAGGTGAACCTGCCAAGTCGTATAAGTCCCGCATTACGAAGACGcagggagaccattccacaggacAACATCGGAGTGCGCAAAAAACCCCCGATGAAGAAGCAAAACAGCTGTATATTGTCGTAG